One Nodosilinea sp. FACHB-141 DNA segment encodes these proteins:
- a CDS encoding DciA family protein: MPLDSIHNVINHFEQQPRWRSRGHFRQVLNSWAAVVGDGVARQAAPVRLDQDVLHVAVVNPMWAQTLTLERRRILAKLNDRLHLHLSDIRFSSGDWYRQNKFGKTTTTSAASELPEWLRQHPSYEPRAIPRSPQRPETAEESFERWAGLTQQLAAQQPLCPQCHCHCPTGELKRWGRCSICAVKELKGPVGRHSV, translated from the coding sequence ATGCCCCTCGACTCTATCCACAACGTCATTAACCACTTTGAACAGCAGCCTCGCTGGCGCAGTCGGGGCCATTTTCGCCAGGTGCTCAACAGTTGGGCCGCCGTCGTAGGCGATGGGGTAGCCCGTCAGGCCGCCCCCGTGCGGCTCGATCAAGACGTGCTGCACGTTGCGGTAGTCAACCCCATGTGGGCTCAAACCCTGACGCTAGAGCGGCGGCGAATTTTGGCCAAGCTCAACGATCGCCTCCACCTCCACCTCAGCGACATTCGCTTTTCAAGCGGCGACTGGTATCGACAAAATAAGTTCGGTAAAACCACTACGACCTCGGCTGCCTCAGAACTACCTGAGTGGCTGCGGCAGCATCCCAGCTATGAACCTCGAGCCATCCCGCGATCGCCCCAGCGGCCCGAAACAGCCGAAGAGAGCTTTGAGCGCTGGGCGGGCCTGACCCAACAGCTGGCGGCCCAGCAGCCCCTCTGCCCCCAGTGTCACTGCCACTGCCCCACGGGAGAACTCAAGCGCTGGGGACGGTGCAGCATTTGTGCGGTCAAAGAGCTCAAAGGCCCAGTCGGGCGACATTCTGTATGA
- the radA gene encoding DNA repair protein RadA yields the protein MAKSRSIFVCNECGAESPQYFGRCPVCNSWNALVEQAQPAKETTARASALSRSRGGSTTAKASQPRLAMTLNQIQDHPQARLPSGYGELDRVLGGGIVPGSLVLLGGDPGIGKSTLLLQVANQLAARQRVLYVCAEESGQQVKLRWQRLGPVGSIEVGSRGEHPKGKKGNGKREEIQEEAELEEFEPAGLEAVDSQLFLLPEIDLETILMELESLKPTVAIIDSIQALYYAALTSAPGSVSQVRECTSALMQLAKRANISLFIVGHVTKEGAIAGPKVLEHLVDTVLYFEGDRFASHRLLRSVKNRFGATHELGVFEMVDRGLAEISNPSALFLGNRDEQVPGIATIVACEGTRPLVVELQSLVSPTSYSSPRRSTTGVEYNRLLQILAVLEKRVGIPLSKLDAYVASSGGLAVGEPAADLGIAISVVASFRDRLVDPELVLIGEVGLGGQVRPISQLELRLKEAAKLGFKRAIVPKGQSVKVDGLEIVEVSRVVDAIAHALKGSG from the coding sequence ATGGCTAAATCTCGTTCAATTTTTGTTTGCAATGAATGCGGAGCTGAGTCGCCTCAGTACTTTGGCCGCTGCCCCGTGTGCAACAGCTGGAATGCTCTGGTGGAGCAGGCTCAGCCTGCTAAGGAGACGACCGCTCGGGCCTCTGCTTTAAGCCGTAGTCGGGGCGGGTCAACGACGGCTAAGGCCAGTCAGCCACGTCTGGCGATGACCCTTAACCAGATTCAAGACCATCCTCAGGCGCGTCTGCCCTCGGGCTATGGGGAGCTTGACCGAGTGCTGGGCGGTGGCATTGTGCCGGGGTCGCTGGTGCTGCTGGGGGGTGACCCCGGTATTGGCAAATCTACCCTGCTGCTCCAGGTGGCGAACCAGCTAGCAGCGCGGCAGCGGGTGCTGTACGTGTGCGCGGAGGAGTCGGGTCAGCAGGTGAAGCTGCGGTGGCAGCGGCTAGGGCCGGTGGGGAGTATTGAGGTAGGGAGTAGGGGGGAGCATCCTAAAGGGAAGAAGGGAAACGGGAAGCGGGAAGAAATACAAGAAGAGGCGGAGCTGGAGGAGTTTGAGCCAGCTGGGTTGGAGGCAGTGGATTCGCAGTTGTTTTTGCTGCCGGAGATTGACCTAGAGACTATTTTGATGGAGCTAGAGTCGCTGAAGCCGACGGTGGCGATTATCGACAGTATTCAAGCGTTGTACTATGCGGCGCTGACGTCGGCACCGGGGTCGGTGTCGCAGGTGCGGGAATGTACGTCGGCGCTGATGCAGTTGGCGAAGCGGGCGAATATTTCTCTGTTTATCGTGGGTCACGTGACGAAGGAGGGGGCGATCGCAGGTCCCAAAGTGCTCGAACACCTAGTTGATACGGTGCTGTACTTTGAGGGCGATCGCTTTGCCAGTCACCGACTGCTCAGGTCGGTCAAAAACCGGTTTGGCGCCACCCACGAGCTGGGCGTGTTTGAAATGGTCGATCGCGGCCTGGCAGAGATTAGCAACCCCTCGGCGCTATTTCTGGGCAACCGGGACGAGCAGGTGCCGGGTATTGCCACCATCGTCGCCTGCGAGGGCACTCGGCCCCTGGTGGTGGAACTGCAATCGCTAGTCAGCCCCACCAGCTACAGCTCGCCCCGGCGCTCAACAACCGGGGTGGAGTACAACCGGCTGCTGCAAATCTTGGCGGTGCTAGAGAAGCGGGTGGGCATTCCTCTGTCTAAGCTAGATGCCTACGTGGCATCGTCCGGCGGGCTGGCAGTGGGGGAACCGGCGGCGGATCTGGGCATTGCGATTTCGGTGGTGGCCAGCTTTCGCGATCGCCTCGTCGATCCAGAACTCGTGCTGATTGGCGAAGTGGGTTTAGGCGGGCAGGTGCGGCCGATTTCTCAGCTAGAGCTGCGGCTGAAGGAGGCGGCGAAGCTGGGCTTTAAGCGGGCGATCGTGCCTAAAGGACAATCGGTAAAAGTAGACGGGCTGGAGATTGTTGAGGTGTCGCGGGTGGTGGATGCGATCGCTCACGCGCTGAAGGGGAGTGGGTGA
- the plsX gene encoding phosphate acyltransferase PlsX: protein MGFNRARIAIDAMGGDFAPGEIVAGAIRAKAELDVDVALVGDVDQIKASTASPEQLVGIELVPAEGSIEMHEEPLSALRKKPQASINVAMDLVKRNEADAVVSAGHSGAAMAAALLRLGRLKGIDRPAIGAVFPTVVANKSVLILDVGANVDCRPKYLEQFAIMGTIYSRYVLGVDTPRVGLINIGEEPCKGNDLALKAHQLFEENPNIPFAGNAEGRDILSGQFDVVVCDGFVGNVLLKFAEAVGESVLQILREELPQGVRGKIGASILKPNLRRIKQRVDHAEHGGGLLLGVAGVTVISHGSSQAPSVFNAIRLAKEAVDNRVQDRIQAQYQRVAIPAADGE from the coding sequence ATGGGTTTTAACCGGGCACGCATTGCCATTGATGCCATGGGGGGAGACTTCGCCCCAGGCGAGATCGTTGCAGGTGCCATTCGCGCCAAGGCCGAGCTAGATGTCGATGTCGCTTTAGTCGGCGATGTTGACCAAATCAAGGCGTCTACGGCTAGTCCGGAGCAGCTGGTGGGCATTGAGCTAGTGCCCGCCGAGGGCAGCATCGAAATGCACGAAGAGCCGCTGAGCGCCCTGCGCAAAAAGCCCCAAGCCTCCATCAACGTGGCAATGGACTTGGTCAAACGCAATGAGGCCGATGCAGTGGTGTCTGCAGGGCACTCTGGGGCAGCGATGGCTGCCGCCCTGCTGCGTTTGGGGCGATTGAAGGGTATTGACCGACCGGCGATCGGGGCCGTGTTTCCCACCGTAGTCGCCAACAAATCGGTGCTGATTTTAGACGTGGGAGCAAATGTTGACTGCCGCCCCAAGTATCTAGAACAGTTCGCCATCATGGGCACCATCTATTCCCGCTACGTGCTGGGAGTCGATACCCCCCGTGTTGGGCTAATCAACATTGGCGAAGAACCCTGCAAAGGCAACGACTTGGCCTTAAAGGCTCATCAACTGTTTGAAGAAAACCCCAACATTCCCTTCGCGGGAAATGCTGAGGGACGCGATATTCTCTCTGGCCAGTTTGATGTGGTGGTCTGCGACGGTTTTGTGGGCAACGTGCTACTCAAATTTGCCGAAGCGGTGGGTGAGTCGGTGCTGCAAATTTTGCGAGAAGAGCTGCCCCAGGGCGTTCGCGGCAAGATTGGGGCGTCAATCCTCAAACCTAACCTGCGTCGCATTAAGCAGCGGGTCGACCACGCCGAGCACGGCGGTGGCCTATTACTGGGTGTAGCTGGGGTGACGGTGATTAGCCACGGCAGCTCCCAGGCGCCCTCGGTGTTTAACGCTATTCGACTTGCCAAAGAGGCGGTGGACAACCGCGTTCAAGACCGCATTCAGGCCCAGTATCAGCGGGTGGCCATCCCCGCAGCAGACGGAGAATAA
- the grxC gene encoding glutaredoxin 3, whose product MTPNVEIYTWSSCPFCIRAKRLLDQKGIAYTEYCIDGDEAARSKMSQRANGRRSLPQIFINDHHVGGCDDLFALDAKNGVEPLLAGSPA is encoded by the coding sequence ATGACCCCTAACGTCGAAATTTACACCTGGAGCAGCTGCCCCTTTTGCATTCGTGCCAAGCGACTGCTTGATCAAAAGGGCATTGCTTACACCGAGTACTGCATTGATGGTGATGAAGCCGCTCGCAGCAAAATGTCTCAACGGGCTAACGGGCGGCGATCGCTGCCGCAAATCTTTATCAACGACCACCACGTGGGTGGCTGCGATGACCTTTTTGCTCTAGACGCTAAAAACGGTGTCGAGCCTTTGCTAGCTGGTTCTCCTGCTTAA
- a CDS encoding metallophosphoesterase, which translates to MASILDPPILTKVAKMKERVCWQHPMLMQRRIDQTRLILEDGRSDDREFSFLVIGDSGSGPHPDHHPQRRIAKQMLPHLQDCRFLLHTGDVVYQVGSSEQYPENFIKPYREWLVGGDRPDRIAFDDMVFQFPFLAVPGNHDYYNLPRLYSILVQLSRPVRKLLGLNLNPNVGWHGSGIGDAYARAFLDYLKTLSDEDLDAHLERHYGPWGEKTLGLRYQPGEFTRLPNRYYTFRYGGIDFFALDSSTFNDPALSPQRASNAAYRGRLLAQREAIQRQQQEVRDEAMHLQRTDPHAQERLDDLQAKIEQMEEMLLDIEKQVHPRPTTLVDTEQLLWLRDGLIASWQDKAVRGRILFFHHPPYVTENTKWGQGQTMAIRQNLRWVLDQVAAAVPEIGTNRPPVNLVLNGHAHCFEYLRTEATGYADSHMNYLVCGGSGLSLRRQRPEGTMLYEPLGADPDGQMEFKLVAKSQLYKGLTGHKAERRRPYSFVRIDVTQDEVPQFIVTPHISERSHQSWEDYALDPLVLE; encoded by the coding sequence ATGGCTTCCATTCTTGACCCGCCCATTTTGACCAAAGTCGCCAAAATGAAGGAGCGGGTTTGCTGGCAGCATCCGATGTTAATGCAGCGCCGCATCGACCAGACTCGGCTGATTTTGGAGGACGGTCGCAGCGATGACAGAGAGTTCTCGTTTTTGGTGATTGGCGATAGCGGCTCTGGTCCTCACCCCGACCATCACCCCCAGCGGCGCATTGCCAAGCAAATGCTTCCCCATCTGCAAGACTGCCGCTTTTTGCTGCACACGGGCGATGTGGTCTATCAGGTGGGCTCTAGCGAGCAATATCCAGAAAATTTCATTAAGCCCTACCGGGAATGGCTAGTGGGGGGCGATCGCCCCGATCGCATCGCCTTTGACGACATGGTGTTTCAGTTCCCGTTTTTGGCGGTGCCGGGCAACCACGACTATTACAACTTGCCCCGGCTCTACAGCATTTTGGTGCAGCTGTCCCGGCCCGTGCGTAAGCTGCTAGGGCTTAACCTCAATCCCAATGTGGGCTGGCACGGTTCTGGCATAGGCGATGCCTATGCCCGCGCTTTTTTAGATTACTTAAAAACGCTGTCGGATGAAGATCTAGATGCTCACCTCGAGCGCCACTATGGCCCTTGGGGCGAGAAAACCCTGGGGCTGCGCTACCAGCCGGGAGAGTTTACTCGGCTGCCCAACCGCTACTACACCTTTCGCTACGGCGGCATCGACTTTTTTGCCCTCGACAGCAGCACCTTTAACGACCCGGCCCTGTCGCCTCAGCGGGCCTCAAATGCGGCCTATCGAGGCCGGTTGCTGGCCCAGCGAGAGGCAATTCAGCGTCAGCAGCAGGAGGTGCGAGACGAAGCCATGCACCTACAGCGCACCGACCCCCATGCCCAGGAGCGCTTAGACGACCTTCAAGCCAAGATAGAGCAGATGGAGGAAATGCTGCTCGATATCGAAAAGCAGGTGCACCCTCGACCCACCACGCTGGTCGATACCGAGCAGCTGCTATGGCTGCGGGACGGGCTAATTGCCTCTTGGCAGGATAAGGCGGTACGAGGCCGCATTCTTTTCTTTCACCACCCGCCCTACGTGACTGAGAACACCAAGTGGGGCCAGGGGCAGACGATGGCCATTCGCCAGAATCTGCGCTGGGTGCTCGACCAGGTGGCGGCGGCGGTGCCTGAAATTGGCACAAATCGCCCCCCAGTTAACCTGGTGCTCAACGGCCACGCCCATTGTTTTGAATATCTCAGAACCGAGGCCACGGGCTACGCCGACAGCCACATGAATTATTTAGTCTGCGGTGGCAGCGGTCTGAGCCTACGACGGCAACGACCGGAGGGCACCATGCTCTACGAACCCCTGGGGGCCGACCCCGATGGGCAAATGGAGTTTAAGCTGGTGGCAAAATCGCAGTTGTATAAAGGCCTAACCGGCCACAAAGCCGAGCGACGGCGACCTTACTCCTTTGTGCGCATCGATGTCACCCAGGATGAGGTGCCCCAATTTATTGTGACGCCCCACATTTCGGAGCGATCGCACCAGAGCTGGGAGGACTACGCGCTGGATCCGCTTGTGCTGGAGTAG
- a CDS encoding DUF924 family protein: protein MERWEEILRFWFGDSEDPASEYGQQRRVWFKKDPAFDDTIRQRFLTDYEQASTGALATWRQQPRSCLALVILLDQFPRNLFRGKARSFASDRAARDIANYALTQGYDQQVLPVERIFFYLPLEHSENLADQERSVELVRSLHAAHPELENFLDYAVRHRDVIERFGRFPHRNEILGRETTAEEAEFLKQPGSRF from the coding sequence ATGGAGCGTTGGGAAGAGATTCTGCGGTTTTGGTTTGGCGATTCAGAAGATCCGGCTAGCGAGTACGGTCAGCAGCGCCGGGTCTGGTTCAAGAAAGACCCAGCGTTTGATGACACTATTCGACAGCGGTTTTTGACTGACTATGAGCAAGCTTCAACTGGTGCTCTGGCGACGTGGCGGCAGCAACCGCGATCGTGCCTTGCCTTGGTGATTCTGCTCGATCAGTTTCCTCGTAATCTGTTTCGGGGCAAGGCGCGCAGTTTTGCCAGCGATCGCGCTGCCCGAGACATCGCCAACTACGCCCTGACCCAGGGCTACGACCAGCAGGTTTTGCCAGTGGAGCGCATTTTCTTTTACTTACCACTGGAGCACAGCGAAAATCTAGCCGATCAGGAGCGGTCGGTGGAGTTGGTGCGATCGCTCCACGCTGCCCATCCTGAACTTGAGAATTTCCTTGACTATGCAGTGCGCCACCGAGACGTGATTGAGCGGTTTGGCCGGTTTCCCCACCGCAACGAGATTTTGGGGCGAGAGACAACGGCCGAGGAGGCAGAATTTTTGAAGCAGCCAGGGTCAAGATTCTAA
- the lipB gene encoding lipoyl(octanoyl) transferase LipB: MNQNHGESTPGCDIYELGVMPFTEAWALQKTLVERHREHSQPDCLLLVEHSGVYTLGQGSTLDHLKLPAEELPYPLFRIERGGEVTHHCPGQLVGYPILNLKRHQPDLHWYLRQLEEVLIQTLAQFGVSAGRQVGLTGVWVGNTKLAAIGIKVSRWVTMHGFALNVCPDLSGFEAIVPCGIADKSVGSLAQFCPGITVESVRPVVVTRFAQVFGVKPVIQNVARLGL, translated from the coding sequence ATGAATCAAAACCACGGGGAATCAACGCCCGGCTGCGATATTTACGAGCTGGGGGTCATGCCCTTTACAGAAGCTTGGGCGTTGCAAAAGACATTAGTAGAGCGCCACCGGGAGCACTCTCAGCCCGATTGCCTGCTCTTGGTCGAGCATTCCGGTGTCTATACCTTGGGCCAGGGCTCAACCCTAGACCACCTCAAGCTCCCGGCTGAGGAATTGCCTTATCCGCTGTTTCGTATTGAGCGGGGGGGCGAGGTCACTCACCACTGCCCCGGTCAGCTAGTGGGCTATCCCATTCTCAACCTGAAACGGCACCAGCCCGATTTGCACTGGTATTTGCGCCAGCTGGAGGAAGTGCTGATTCAAACGCTGGCCCAGTTTGGCGTGAGCGCAGGGCGGCAGGTTGGGCTAACCGGAGTATGGGTGGGCAACACTAAGCTGGCAGCGATCGGCATTAAGGTGAGCCGCTGGGTGACGATGCACGGCTTTGCGCTCAATGTATGTCCCGATTTGAGTGGGTTTGAGGCGATCGTGCCCTGTGGCATTGCCGACAAATCGGTGGGTAGCCTGGCCCAATTTTGCCCAGGCATTACGGTGGAGTCGGTGCGACCCGTCGTGGTCACTCGCTTTGCTCAGGTGTTTGGGGTAAAGCCCGTCATACAGAATGTCGCCCGACTGGGCCTTTGA
- the rpaB gene encoding response regulator transcription factor RpaB, translating into MENNKEKILVVDDEASIRRILETRLSMIGYDVVTAADGEEALETFRNAAPDLVVLDVMMPKLDGYGVCQELRKESDIPIIMLTALGDVADRITGLELGADDYVVKPFSPKELEARIRSVLRRVDKTGMTGIPSSGVISVNTIRIDTNKRQVYKGDERIRLTGMEFSLLELLVSRSGEPFSRSEILQEVWGYTPERHVDTRVVDVHISRLRAKLEDDPSNPELILTARGTGYLFQRIVEPGEE; encoded by the coding sequence TTGGAAAACAACAAAGAAAAAATTCTAGTGGTCGACGATGAGGCCAGCATTCGGCGAATTCTCGAGACTCGTCTATCGATGATTGGCTATGACGTTGTCACCGCCGCCGATGGCGAAGAAGCCCTAGAAACCTTTCGCAACGCCGCTCCTGACCTGGTTGTGCTCGATGTGATGATGCCCAAGCTCGACGGCTACGGCGTCTGCCAAGAGCTACGCAAAGAGTCTGATATTCCTATTATTATGCTTACCGCCCTGGGCGATGTGGCCGATCGCATCACCGGCCTAGAGCTTGGGGCCGACGACTACGTAGTCAAACCCTTCTCTCCCAAAGAACTAGAGGCCCGCATTCGCTCCGTGCTACGCCGGGTCGACAAAACCGGTATGACTGGCATTCCCAGCTCTGGCGTCATCTCTGTCAACACCATTCGCATCGACACCAACAAGCGCCAGGTGTACAAAGGCGACGAGCGCATTCGCCTCACTGGCATGGAGTTCAGCCTGCTTGAGCTGCTGGTTAGCCGCTCCGGAGAGCCCTTTTCCCGCTCCGAAATTTTGCAGGAAGTATGGGGCTACACACCCGAGCGTCACGTTGATACCCGCGTGGTCGATGTGCACATCTCTCGCTTGCGGGCCAAGCTCGAAGACGACCCTAGCAACCCAGAGCTGATTCTCACCGCTCGGGGTACCGGCTACCTGTTTCAGCGGATAGTGGAGCCCGGCGAAGAATAG
- the rppA gene encoding two-component system response regulator RppA, with the protein MKILLVDDEVELADPLSRLLNREGYEVDVATNGETGCDLAGQGGYDLLILDWMLPGLSGLEICRQVRSRQDNTPVLFLTAKDTLNDRVDGLDAGADDYLVKPFELRELLARVRALLRRSPNLEPPQPRLTFNDLTLDESNQLAHRQGQPVELSEKETRLLAYLLRHANQVLTHEQIYQSVWDDQDAPSSNVVAAQMRLLRRKIEPKGTAPIIHTVYGKGYRLGG; encoded by the coding sequence ATGAAGATCCTGCTCGTTGACGACGAAGTAGAACTCGCCGACCCGCTGAGTCGCTTGCTCAATCGGGAAGGTTACGAGGTGGATGTGGCTACTAACGGAGAGACGGGCTGCGATCTAGCTGGCCAAGGCGGCTACGACTTGCTCATTCTCGACTGGATGCTGCCGGGGCTGAGCGGGTTAGAGATTTGTCGGCAGGTGCGATCGCGCCAAGACAACACCCCCGTGCTCTTTCTCACGGCCAAAGATACTCTCAACGATCGCGTTGATGGTCTCGATGCTGGGGCCGACGATTATTTGGTCAAACCCTTTGAGCTGCGCGAACTGCTGGCGCGGGTGCGGGCGCTGCTGCGGCGATCGCCCAATCTAGAGCCCCCCCAGCCCCGGCTCACCTTCAACGATCTCACCCTAGATGAATCTAACCAGCTGGCCCATCGCCAGGGTCAGCCCGTCGAACTATCTGAAAAAGAAACTCGCCTGCTGGCCTACCTGCTACGCCACGCCAATCAGGTGCTCACCCACGAGCAGATTTATCAAAGCGTCTGGGATGACCAAGACGCCCCCAGCAGCAACGTGGTCGCTGCCCAAATGCGCCTGCTGCGCCGCAAAATAGAGCCCAAAGGCACCGCGCCAATTATTCACACGGTCTACGGCAAGGGATATCGGCTGGGTGGGTGA
- a CDS encoding beta-ketoacyl-ACP synthase III: MPGVSLVGSGSACLTVQLTNDNLSQRVDTSDDWIATRTGIRQRHVAAPQDSLASLAAEAARNALAMAEVSAEEVDLIVLATSTPDDLFGTACQVQKALGATRAVAFDLTAACSGFVFALVTAAQYIRTGVFKNVVVIGADVLSRWTDWDDRTTCVLFGDGAGAVVLRAAERDRLLGFELCSDGSLNHCLNLAYQPEPEVLVGDITVQKGTFAPITMNGREVYKFAVNRVPEVIEKALFRANLTTADIDWLVLHQANQRILDAVADRLNVPTERVVSNMARHGNTSAASIPIALDEAVRAGKIKSEDVIATAGFGAGLTWGSAIIQWG; the protein is encoded by the coding sequence ATGCCCGGTGTGTCACTGGTGGGCAGCGGTTCAGCCTGCCTAACCGTACAACTTACCAATGACAATCTAAGCCAGCGCGTTGACACCTCCGATGACTGGATTGCGACCCGTACCGGCATTCGTCAGCGCCATGTAGCAGCTCCTCAAGATTCCCTTGCATCTCTGGCGGCGGAGGCAGCCCGCAATGCGTTAGCCATGGCCGAGGTGAGCGCTGAAGAGGTTGATTTGATTGTGCTGGCCACCTCTACTCCCGACGATTTATTTGGGACGGCCTGTCAGGTACAGAAGGCTTTGGGAGCAACCCGCGCTGTGGCTTTTGACCTCACTGCCGCCTGCTCAGGGTTTGTGTTTGCTCTAGTGACGGCAGCTCAATATATCCGCACTGGGGTGTTCAAGAATGTGGTGGTGATCGGGGCCGACGTACTCTCACGCTGGACGGACTGGGACGATCGCACCACCTGCGTGCTGTTTGGCGACGGGGCAGGAGCCGTGGTTCTACGGGCGGCTGAGCGCGATCGCCTGCTGGGCTTCGAGCTGTGCAGTGATGGCTCCTTAAATCACTGCCTGAACCTAGCTTACCAGCCTGAACCAGAGGTGCTAGTTGGAGACATCACCGTTCAGAAAGGCACCTTCGCCCCCATCACCATGAATGGGCGCGAGGTCTACAAATTTGCCGTCAACCGCGTCCCCGAAGTGATCGAAAAAGCGCTCTTCCGGGCCAACCTCACCACCGCCGATATCGACTGGCTGGTGCTGCATCAAGCCAACCAGCGCATTCTTGACGCAGTAGCCGATCGCCTAAATGTGCCCACTGAGCGCGTAGTCAGCAACATGGCCCGTCACGGCAACACCTCCGCCGCCTCTATCCCCATTGCTCTCGACGAAGCCGTGCGGGCAGGAAAAATCAAGTCTGAAGATGTGATTGCTACCGCCGGTTTTGGGGCTGGGCTAACCTGGGGCTCTGCCATCATTCAATGGGGCTAG
- the hpf gene encoding ribosome hibernation-promoting factor, HPF/YfiA family, giving the protein MKLVIHGRNIEITDAIREHVEQKILKAVSHFKHLTNEVDVHLSVAKNPRIGANQAAEVTLFVDGAVVRAEESSENLYASIDLVADKISRQLRKFKEKRNTRMQGSLGKTTEAYLNEAPLTDVTHVLNTSEPQLPEEVIRTKYFAMSPMSVTEALEQLAVIDHDFYMFLNAETEEINVIYERNHGGYGLIQPRKPNQNGHLNGHDSKAKSHAETAAHS; this is encoded by the coding sequence ATGAAGCTGGTAATCCATGGCAGAAATATTGAGATCACAGACGCGATTCGGGAGCATGTAGAGCAAAAAATCCTCAAGGCGGTGAGTCACTTCAAACACCTCACCAACGAGGTTGATGTCCATCTATCCGTAGCCAAGAACCCCAGAATTGGGGCCAATCAAGCCGCTGAAGTTACCCTATTCGTAGACGGAGCCGTTGTTAGAGCCGAAGAAAGCAGCGAAAATCTCTACGCCAGCATCGACCTAGTAGCCGACAAAATTAGCCGCCAACTGCGCAAGTTTAAAGAAAAGCGCAACACTCGCATGCAGGGCAGTTTGGGCAAAACGACCGAGGCCTACCTGAATGAAGCGCCGCTGACCGATGTCACCCACGTGCTCAATACTAGCGAGCCCCAGCTTCCTGAAGAGGTGATTCGCACTAAGTACTTCGCTATGTCGCCCATGTCTGTGACAGAGGCACTGGAGCAACTAGCGGTCATCGATCACGATTTTTATATGTTCCTCAATGCAGAAACTGAGGAAATCAACGTGATTTACGAGCGCAACCACGGCGGCTATGGGCTCATTCAACCCCGCAAGCCCAACCAAAACGGCCATCTTAACGGCCACGACAGCAAGGCCAAGAGCCACGCTGAGACCGCTGCTCACAGCTAA